The genomic region GACCCCAAGCTCGCCGAGCTCGTCGAGGGCATGAGCGACGAGCAGCTCAAGGGGCTGCGCCGCGGCGGCCACGACCCGCGCAAGGTCTACGCGGCCTACAAGGCGGCGACCGAGCACAAGGGCGCGCCGTCGGTCGTCATCGTGCAGACGGTCAAGGGCTGGGGCCTGAAGAGCTTCGAGGCCCGCAACGCGACGCACCAGATGAAGAAGCTCACCAAGGTCGACGTCAAGGAGTTCCGCGACCGGCTCGGGCTGCCGATCCCGGACGAGGCGCTCGCCGACCTGCCGCCGTACTACCACCCGGGCGAGGACTCCCCCGAGGTCCGCTACCTGCGCGAGAAGCGCAACGCGCTCGGCGGCTCGGTCCCGGAGCGGCGCGACCCGAACAAGGCGCTCGACCTGCCCGACGACAAGGTCTACGCCGAGCTCAAGGCCGGCTCGGGCAAGCAGCCGGTCGCCACGACGATGGCGACGGTCCGGCTCATCAAGGACCTGGTCAAGATCAAGGGCTTCGGCGAGCGGGTCGTGCCGATCATCCCGGACGAGGCGCGCACCTTCGGCCTCGACGCCCTCTTCCCGACGGCGAAGATCTACTCCCCGCACGGCCAGCGCTATGAGGCCGTCGACCGGGCGCTGCTGCTCTCCTACAAGGAGTCCGAGCAGGGCCAGCTGCTCAACGAGGGCATCACCGAGGCCGGCTCGATGGGCTCGATGATCGCGGCGGGAACGGCGTACTCCACGCACGGCGAGCCGATGATCCCGATGTACATCTTCTACTCGATGTTCGGGTTCCAGCGGACCGGCGACCAGATCTGGAAGTTCGGCGACCAGCTCGGCCGCGGGTTCCTGCTCGGCGCGACCGCGGGGCGCACCACGCTCAACGGAGAGGGCCTGCAGCACGAGGACGGCCACTCCCCGCTGCTCGCGTCGACCAACCCGGCCTGTGTCTACTACGACCCGGCGTGGGCGTTCGAGGTCGGGCACATCGTCAAGGACGGCCTGCGCCGGATGTACGGCCAGGACGCGGAGAACGTCTTCTACTACCTGACGATCTACAACGAGCCCTACCTGCAGCCGGCCGAGCCCGAGGGCCTGGACGTCGACGGCCTGCTCAAGGGGCTCTACCGCTACGCCCCGGCGCCGCAGGTGCACGACGGCGCACCCGGCGCGCAGATCCTGGCCAGTGGCGTCGCCATGCAGTGGGCGCTCGAGGCGCAGCAGCTGCTCGCCCAGGACTGGGGCGTGGCGGCCGACGTGTGGTCGGCGACGTCGTGGAACGAGCTGCGCCGCGAGGCGCTGTCGTGCGACGCGCACAACCTGCTCAACCCCGACGGGGAGCAGCAGGTCCCGTACATCACGCGGACCCTGGCCGGCACCCCCGGCCCGGTCATCGCGGTGTCGGACTACATGCGCACGGTCCAGGACCAGGTCCGCCCGTGGGTCCAGCACGACTTCGTCTCGCTGGGCACGGACGGCTTCGGCCTCTCCGACACCCGCGGCGCGCTGCGCCGGCACTTCAAGGTCGACGCGGCCTCGATCGTGGTGGCGACCCTGATGCAGCTCGCGCGCCAGGGCGGGGTCAAGCCCGAGGCTCCGCGCGAGGCCGTCGAGAAGTACCAGCTCGGGGACATCCGGGCTGCGGGGGCGGGCAACACGCTCGGGGAGTCCTGACCCGGGCGGTGCTCTGAACCAGGGGGCTCGCCCCCATCGATGCTGGGGCTTGGCGCACGATCCGCCGTCGGCGGTGCGCCAAGCCCCACCGTCGTCTCCGGCCGGGACCGTGCTCAGCATCGGGCGGCCCCGAGCGGCAGGGTTTCCGCGCCACACGTTGGGCACGGGACGGGCATCGTCCACCGCCGTCACTGGAGGCACCTCGTCCATGAGCCCGCGCATCGGCTACTTCCTGTCCTGCGAGGAGTACTCGCCCAGCCAGCTGATCGAGCAGGCCAAGCTCGCCGAGCGGGCCGGCTTCGAGGCGCTCTGGATCTCGGACCACTTCCACCCCTGGAACGACGCGCAGGGCAACAGCGCGTACGTCTGGGGCATGATCGGCGCCATCTCCCAGGCCTGCTCGCTGCCCATCACGACGGCCGTGACCTGCCCGATCCTGCGCCAGCACCCGGCGATCGTCGCGCAGGCCGCGGCGACGGCGAAGGTCCTGACCAACGGGCGGTTCACCCTCGGCATCGGGACCGGGGAGGCGCTCAACGAGCACGTGCTCGGGCAGCGCTGGCCCAACACCGACGTCCGGCTCTCCATGCTCGGGGAGGCCGTCGACGTGATGCGCCAGCTGTGGACCGGGGAGTCCGTGACCCACCACGGCGACCACTACACGGTCGAGGACGCGCGCATCTACACGCTGCCCGACGAGCCGGTGAAGGTGTACGTCTCGGCCTTCGGGCCCAAGGCCCTCGAGGTCGCGGCCCGGATCGGCGACGGCCTGTGCTCGACCATGCCGGAGGCGGACGTGGTCTCCTCGTTCAAGGAGAAGGCCGGGCCCGGCAAGCCGGCGCAGGTCGGGTACAAGGTGAGCTACTCGACCGACCCCGAGAGGGCGCTCGACTACGCGCACGAGCTCTGGTTCAACGAGGGCATCCCCGGTGAGGCCGCGCAGGTGCTCTCCTCCCCCAAGCACTTCGAGCAGCTGGCCCCGCTGGTCACCCGCGACGCCGTCGCCGGGTCGACGGTCCACGAGGCGGACGTCGACAAGCACGTGGCCGAGTTCGCCAAGTACGCCGACGCCGGATACGACGAGGTCTTCATCGCGGACATGGGCCCGGAGTACGAGGGCTTCTTCCGCTTCTACGAGAAGGACGTGCTGCCGCGGATCCGCGGGTGACCCGCCGGCGAGGGGCGACGGCGCCGGAGGGCGCATGCTCTCGCTCGTGATCGCCGGGTCGGGGACGTCGCTCGCGGGCCTGCTGGACGGGGACCCGACACTGCTGGTCCTCGAGGTCACCGACGACGCCGCGCAGGCGGCTCGGCTGGCCGGGCTGCACCGGCCCGACGTCGTCCTGCTCGACCTCGGCACGGACGGCGCCGGCGGCGAGACCGTTCGCGCGGTGCTCTCGGCCACCTCCGACACCAAGGTCCTCTGCATCGCCCGGCAGGCCACGCCGGCGGTGATCGCCGAGCTGCTCGCAGCCGGGGCCACGGGGCTGCTCGACCCGGCGGACCCGCCGCCGGACCCCGGCACGGTCGTACGAGCGGTCGCCGACGGGCACGTCGTCCTCGCCTCGCCCGCCGCCGGCGCGGCGTGGCGCGAGCTGCTGCCGCCCTCGGGCTGACTCTCGCGCCGCCCGACGTCACCCCGCCGCGCGCTCGAGCAACCGCTCGACCACGGCGGCCGGCCCGGGTCGGTGGAAGAGGTAGCCCTGTGCGGCGTCGCAGCCGAGCTCCTGCAGCAGCCGCCGCTGCGCCGTCGTCTCCACGCCCTCCGCGACGACGGCCAGTCCGAGAGCCCTGGCGAGAGCGACCATGCCCGCCGTCAAGGCGGTATCGGTCCGGTCGGCGCCCAGCCCCGCGACGTACGTCCGATCGATCTTCAGCGTGTCCACCGGAAGTGCCCGCAGCCGCGGGATGTCGCTGTGCCCGGTGCCGAAGTCGTCGAGGGCGAGCCCGCAGCCGAGCCGCGTCAGGTCGCCCAGCTCCTGCAGGACCGGCTCCGTCGCCTCGAGGGCCTGCCGCTCGGTCACCTCGAGCCCGAGCTTGTGGGCAGGCAGACCGGTCGCGCGCAGCGTCTCGGCCACGCAGGCGGCCAGCTGGTGCCGTCCGAGCTGTCGCGCCGACACGTTCACCCACACCCGCGGCGTGCGCTCACCGGCCCGCCGGTACCAGCCTGCCGCCTCGGTGCACGCCGCCCGCAACACCCACGAGCCGAGCGGGACGATGAGCTCACGCTCCTCGGCCACGTCGATGAAGTGGGTGGTGGTGAGCGGCCCGTGCACCGGATGCCGCCAGCGCAGCAAAGCCTCGACGGCATGCAGCGAGCCGTCCCGGAGCGCGACGGACGGTTGGTACGCCACGCTGAGCTGCCCCGTCGCCCGCAGCGCGACACCCAGCTCGGCTGCCAGCCTGCCTCGCCCGGGCGCGGAGCTCGGCGCGCGCTCGTGGCAGCACGTGTGCGGCGGCGGCCCTGCGCACTGCTCGGCGTCCTCAGGCGCCGGCGCGTACGTGGCGAGCGGCGGCCGCTCGGCCGTCCGGTCCGCGGGCCGCCGGCCAGGAGCTGCGAGCGCCTGTCCCGGCGCCTCCCGGGCCGGAGACGGCGCAGCCGGCCGGGCCGGCGCGAGCACCTCCCCCACCTGGCGCGCGACGCCGTCGAGCAGCTGCCAGGCCGTCGGGCCGTCGGCGAACCCGCCGCGGACGTGTTCCACGCACACAGCGCCCGTGACGGCGCCGTCCTCGCCCCGGGTCGGGATGCCGATGCTCCGGCCCCTGTCGGCCGCTCCGCGACGCAGCGCGCGCTCCGCGAGCGGACCGGGGACCGCGAGCGAGCGCCCGCTCGCGACCACGAGGTCACCCAGGGCGGCCGCGGAGAGCGTCGGCGGCCCGCCCCAGGCCGCGACGAGGCCGGACGCCGACGAGCCCCGCAGCCAGATCGAGGCGCGCGGCGCCCCGAGCAGCCGCGCCGCGAGCATGGCGAGCGACTCGAGGCGGGGCGGCTCGAGAGGGGGCGGCTCGACGCGGGGCGCGACCCGTCCTGCCCCCGCCGCGCTCGTGCCGGGCACGCGGCGGATGTCGAGCTCGTGCACGGCCCCCCCCGTGTATCCGTCTCGGGTGTGAAGGCGCTCTACCCAGAAGTCTTCTAGTAGAACATCGGGATGCTCCTGCACCACGGCCACGCTCGTGCCCGCTCCCCTCCCGTTCACCCGGCCGGGGGACGTGGCGAGGACTCCGGCGGGGCGGTCTCACCGGTGGCTGAACGGGGACCTACGTCAGATAAGCTTCGACACATCGGCCGGCGTCCCACGCGTCGGGCTGTGCGGCTGGACGGTGGCGATGTCGTCCTACGCGGCCCGGTTTCCCGTGCTCGAGGTCCAGCACACGTTCTACGAGCCGCCCGACGACGCTCTGCTCCGCCGCTGGCGCGCGTCGGTGCCGGACGGCTTCGAGTTCACCGTCAAGGCATGGCAGGTCATCACCCACGAGTCCTCGAGCCCGACCTACCGCCGGCTCAAGCAGCCGCTCCCGCCCGAGCAGCGCGGCCAGGTGGGCTCGTTCCGCTCGACGCCCGCGGTGCTCGAGGGATGGGCGCGCACCGTGCACTGCGCAGGCCTGCTCGACGCGACCGCCGTCCTCCTGCAATGCCCGAAGAGCTTCCGACCCACTGCCGAGAACGTCGACCGCATGCGTTCCTTCCTCGGCGCGGTGGACCGCCCGCCGGGCGTCCGGCTGCTGTGGGAGCCGCGCGGCGACTGGCCGGCCGACCTCGTCCGCACGCTCTGCCGGGAGCTGGCGCTCGCCCATGTCGCCGACCCGATGCAGGCCGAGACGGTGACGCCCGAGCAGACCTACTACCGGCTCCACGGCACGTCGGGGATGCGGCACGTGCACAGTGACGAGGAGCTGCAGCGTCTTCGCGGCCTCGTCGCAGAGCGGTCGGCGCCGTACGTGATGTTCAACAACCTGCCACGGGCCCGCGACGCCGAGCGCTTCCTCGCGCTCCTGGCAGCTGCAGGGCAGCCCGCGGCCGCGGCTGGTCGATCAGCCCCGGCCGCGCGCTGACCTGCGCTACTCCGCGGCCGGCGCGGGAGGCTCCGCCGGCACGGCGGCGGGCGCCGACGTCGAGGGCGCAGCGCTGGGCGTGGGGGCGAGGGTCGGCGTCGCCTCCGGCGTCGCGCTCGACGAGGGGATGACGGCCGGCGACGAGCTGGCGTCGGGCGCATGGCTCGCGGAGGGGGTCGCCTCCGGGGTCGGGGCGCCGCTCGGCGAGGAACCGGGCGTCGCCTCGTCCGAGGCCTGCGGGGACGGCGAGGACGCCGGGGCGGTCGGCTCGTCGTCTGTTGAGCCAGAGCCCTCCCCGACCAGGCGGGTCACGCTGGTCCCGCCCGAGCTGCCGTCGCCGAACAGCGACGAGAGCGGCCGGCCGGCGATCGCCTCGAAGCTCGTCACCACGACCATGGCGACGAGGAAGACGGCCAGCGCGGCGCCCGCGATCGAGAGCCAGGCCCGCCGGGAGAGGCCGCGCTCCGAAGCGCCCTCGGGAGGGGTGCCCCCCGCCGGCGCGACGGGCATCGCCTGCGTCGGTGCCGTTCCCTCGTCCGGGCCCATGGCGGGCCGGCGCAGGGTCTGCGCCAGCCGCTCCTGCCCGCGCCGCAGCGAGAGCCCGTAGATCGCCGACCCGGTCGTCGCCACCACGCTCATCACGGCCGCGCCGATCACCGTTCCGGCCACTCCCAGGAAGGAGCTCGCGACCGAGGCGGAGACCGCCGCCAGCGCTCCCGCCGCCACTTGCGTGACGGTGAGCCCCAGCTTGTCCTTCTCGTCCGCGCCTGCCACAGGTTGCCGAACCCTCCTCGCTCGATGGGGTGCCGGGCGGCACCGGTCGTCAATGGGCTACCCGGCCTTCCCCGGCAGCAACGGCCGAGGCGAGTGGGAAGTGTCATCCACGCGTAGCGCGTGCGAGCTTGCGCAGGTCCACCGACTCGTCGGCCAGCGTCGCCGGCTCGACCGCCGCCGCGGCGTCCACCAGCCGCCGCGAGGCCCGCGCCTCGGGGCCGCGATCGACCGAGACGGCCGCGGCCAGGCGTCCGGCCTCGAGGAAGAAGACGGCGAAGGAGCCGGACGCCGGGTCGCCGCGCAGCACGGGCGCCGCCTCCGGCGGTACCAAGCCCGCCACCTCGACGTGCACGCCGTAGCGGTCGGTCCAGAACCACGGCTGCACCGGCGCCGGCGCCGGCGTGCCCAGCAGGGCCGCCGCAGCGGCCTCACCGGTGCGCACGGCCGCCTCCCAGTGCTCCCGCCGCGCGAGCGGGCCCCTGGAGCCGCGCGGGCGGGCCACATCGCCCACGGCCAAGATCTCCGGAATCGAGCTTCGCATGTCCGGCCCGACGAGCACCCCCGCCCCGACGTCCGCCCCCGCCGCGGACGCCAGCCCGTCGTCCGGGACGATGCCGATGCCGGCCAGCACGACATCGGCCTCGACCTCCTCGGCCACGGGGTTCGCCGAGAGCCGTGCGTGCACCGCCGCGCCGCGCCGCTCCAGCGCGGTGACACCCGCCTCGAGGACGCGCACCCCCGCAGCCGGGTGCTGCGCGTGCAGGTGCGCCGCGACGACCGCGCCGACCGCGCCGGCGAGCGGGAGCGGGTCGGGGTCGGCGACCGTCACCTCGCAGCCCAGCGACATCGCGCTCGAGGCCACCTCCGCGCCGATGAGCCCCCCGCCGACGACGAGCAGCCGCGCCCCCGGCGCGAGGGCCGCGCGCAGCTCCTCCGCGTCGTCCCGCGTCCGCAGCACCCGGGCCAGCTCGCCGCCGGGCACGGGCAGCGGCCGGGGCACGCCGCCGGTCGCGAGGACCACGGCGTCGGCCCGGACCACCCTCCCGTCCCCGGTCTCGACGGCCCCCTCCCCCGCCCGCAGGGCGACCGCGCGCGTGCCGAGCCGCACGTCGACGCGGTTGTCGGCGTACCACTGCTCCGGCCGCAGCTCGACGCCCGCTGGGCTCAAGGCGCCCGTGAGCACTTCCTTGCTCAGTGGCGGCCGATCGTAGGGAAGGTGCGGCTCCGCAGCAAGCAGCACCAGCTCTTCAGCGAATCCGAATGCACGAAGCGCAGAACAGGTGCTCAGGCCGGCGAGCCCTCCACCGACGACCACCACCGACCGGAGCGAGGACTGCATGGCCCTAGTCTCCCCGACGCCTCAGCGCGGCATCGCCGACATCTCCCAGGCCAGGACCTCGGCCGCGCCGGTGGCGCAGAGCGTCCCGTCCTCGACCTCCCTCAGACGCGCCGCGTCCCCGGCGGAGAGCTTGCCCACGCCCTCGACCTGCACGTCCCCCCGGGCGACGAACAGGTGCAGGTACGGCGCGGCGGGCAGCGGCACGCGGCCGCCCGCCGGGAGCCGGGCGACGTGCAGCGCCGCGGCCGGCTGTGCGAGCGGGACGCCCTGCCCCGTCCCCGACGCGACCGTGACCCAGCCCCCGCCGCCGAGGGCGTCCCCCACGTCCCGTTGGGAGTACTCGGGCTCCGTGCCGTGCTCGGCGGGCCGCAGCCACATCTGCAGGAAGCGCACCGGCTCCGCGGCCGGCGCCCGCTCGGTGTGCTCCACCCCGCGCCCGGCCCCCATCCGCTGGACCTGCCCGGGGCGTACGGCGCCCGAGTGCCCGGCCGAGTCCGAGTGCAGCAGCGTGCCGGACAGCACCCACGTGACGACCTCGACGTCGCGGTGCGCGTGGGTGTCGAAGCCGGTCCCCGGGGCGAGCGAGACCTCGTTGACGGCGAGCAGCAGCCCGAAGGAGATGTTGGCCGGGTCGTAGTGGTGCTCGAAGGAGAACGACGAGCGCATGTCGAGCCAGTCGGTGCGGG from Motilibacter aurantiacus harbors:
- the aceE gene encoding pyruvate dehydrogenase (acetyl-transferring), homodimeric type; this encodes MTAPLVTSTPPGRDTGGVANDQSPVGVPVPPVQTAPASYQDADSAETQEWLESLDALVKNAGPRRARYIVQQLLQHAGDAGVPVPGVVRTDYVNTIGPAQEPEFPGDEALEERIANIDRWNAAVLVSRANRPGVGVGGHIASFASSATLYETGWNHFFRGPDAPGGGDQIFWQGHASPGMYARAFLEGRLSEDDLDSFRQELTGPGTGLPSYPHPRLMPGFWQFPTVSMGLGPIDSIYQARFNRYLQNRGIKDTSSQRVWAFLGDGEMDEVESLGALGVAAREGLDNLTWVVNCNLQRLDGPVRGNGKIIQELEGYFRGAGWNVVKVVWGREWDELFARDTDGVLAEAMANVADGQWQTYSVESGAYFREHFFGSDPKLAELVEGMSDEQLKGLRRGGHDPRKVYAAYKAATEHKGAPSVVIVQTVKGWGLKSFEARNATHQMKKLTKVDVKEFRDRLGLPIPDEALADLPPYYHPGEDSPEVRYLREKRNALGGSVPERRDPNKALDLPDDKVYAELKAGSGKQPVATTMATVRLIKDLVKIKGFGERVVPIIPDEARTFGLDALFPTAKIYSPHGQRYEAVDRALLLSYKESEQGQLLNEGITEAGSMGSMIAAGTAYSTHGEPMIPMYIFYSMFGFQRTGDQIWKFGDQLGRGFLLGATAGRTTLNGEGLQHEDGHSPLLASTNPACVYYDPAWAFEVGHIVKDGLRRMYGQDAENVFYYLTIYNEPYLQPAEPEGLDVDGLLKGLYRYAPAPQVHDGAPGAQILASGVAMQWALEAQQLLAQDWGVAADVWSATSWNELRREALSCDAHNLLNPDGEQQVPYITRTLAGTPGPVIAVSDYMRTVQDQVRPWVQHDFVSLGTDGFGLSDTRGALRRHFKVDAASIVVATLMQLARQGGVKPEAPREAVEKYQLGDIRAAGAGNTLGES
- a CDS encoding TIGR03557 family F420-dependent LLM class oxidoreductase, whose amino-acid sequence is MSPRIGYFLSCEEYSPSQLIEQAKLAERAGFEALWISDHFHPWNDAQGNSAYVWGMIGAISQACSLPITTAVTCPILRQHPAIVAQAAATAKVLTNGRFTLGIGTGEALNEHVLGQRWPNTDVRLSMLGEAVDVMRQLWTGESVTHHGDHYTVEDARIYTLPDEPVKVYVSAFGPKALEVAARIGDGLCSTMPEADVVSSFKEKAGPGKPAQVGYKVSYSTDPERALDYAHELWFNEGIPGEAAQVLSSPKHFEQLAPLVTRDAVAGSTVHEADVDKHVAEFAKYADAGYDEVFIADMGPEYEGFFRFYEKDVLPRIRG
- a CDS encoding response regulator transcription factor, translating into MLSLVIAGSGTSLAGLLDGDPTLLVLEVTDDAAQAARLAGLHRPDVVLLDLGTDGAGGETVRAVLSATSDTKVLCIARQATPAVIAELLAAGATGLLDPADPPPDPGTVVRAVADGHVVLASPAAGAAWRELLPPSG
- a CDS encoding EAL domain-containing protein — translated: MHELDIRRVPGTSAAGAGRVAPRVEPPPLEPPRLESLAMLAARLLGAPRASIWLRGSSASGLVAAWGGPPTLSAAALGDLVVASGRSLAVPGPLAERALRRGAADRGRSIGIPTRGEDGAVTGAVCVEHVRGGFADGPTAWQLLDGVARQVGEVLAPARPAAPSPAREAPGQALAAPGRRPADRTAERPPLATYAPAPEDAEQCAGPPPHTCCHERAPSSAPGRGRLAAELGVALRATGQLSVAYQPSVALRDGSLHAVEALLRWRHPVHGPLTTTHFIDVAEERELIVPLGSWVLRAACTEAAGWYRRAGERTPRVWVNVSARQLGRHQLAACVAETLRATGLPAHKLGLEVTERQALEATEPVLQELGDLTRLGCGLALDDFGTGHSDIPRLRALPVDTLKIDRTYVAGLGADRTDTALTAGMVALARALGLAVVAEGVETTAQRRLLQELGCDAAQGYLFHRPGPAAVVERLLERAAG
- a CDS encoding DUF72 domain-containing protein: MSSYAARFPVLEVQHTFYEPPDDALLRRWRASVPDGFEFTVKAWQVITHESSSPTYRRLKQPLPPEQRGQVGSFRSTPAVLEGWARTVHCAGLLDATAVLLQCPKSFRPTAENVDRMRSFLGAVDRPPGVRLLWEPRGDWPADLVRTLCRELALAHVADPMQAETVTPEQTYYRLHGTSGMRHVHSDEELQRLRGLVAERSAPYVMFNNLPRARDAERFLALLAAAGQPAAAAGRSAPAAR
- a CDS encoding NAD(P)/FAD-dependent oxidoreductase, which translates into the protein MQSSLRSVVVVGGGLAGLSTCSALRAFGFAEELVLLAAEPHLPYDRPPLSKEVLTGALSPAGVELRPEQWYADNRVDVRLGTRAVALRAGEGAVETGDGRVVRADAVVLATGGVPRPLPVPGGELARVLRTRDDAEELRAALAPGARLLVVGGGLIGAEVASSAMSLGCEVTVADPDPLPLAGAVGAVVAAHLHAQHPAAGVRVLEAGVTALERRGAAVHARLSANPVAEEVEADVVLAGIGIVPDDGLASAAGADVGAGVLVGPDMRSSIPEILAVGDVARPRGSRGPLARREHWEAAVRTGEAAAAALLGTPAPAPVQPWFWTDRYGVHVEVAGLVPPEAAPVLRGDPASGSFAVFFLEAGRLAAAVSVDRGPEARASRRLVDAAAAVEPATLADESVDLRKLARATRG
- a CDS encoding pirin family protein, which translates into the protein MIVDVRRSADRFATRTDWLDMRSSFSFEHHYDPANISFGLLLAVNEVSLAPGTGFDTHAHRDVEVVTWVLSGTLLHSDSAGHSGAVRPGQVQRMGAGRGVEHTERAPAAEPVRFLQMWLRPAEHGTEPEYSQRDVGDALGGGGWVTVASGTGQGVPLAQPAAALHVARLPAGGRVPLPAAPYLHLFVARGDVQVEGVGKLSAGDAARLREVEDGTLCATGAAEVLAWEMSAMPR